One Cupriavidus oxalaticus genomic region harbors:
- a CDS encoding MarR family winged helix-turn-helix transcriptional regulator gives MTDSDPSYDQSVSSVHNRLFFRLFQAGNTLDRQTIKYLGITTVQWSVLGALTRPQAAQGMSFSELAEYLVVSRQSLDGVLKRLERDEHVVRVADTVDRRAKNVVLTPKGRAFWSSLQPRIYEFYRQALVSFRFDDKVALVHFLNQLNGGMADVHLDGAEGDATADTDAAQAR, from the coding sequence ATGACCGATTCCGACCCCTCTTACGACCAGTCCGTCTCGTCCGTCCACAACCGCCTGTTCTTCCGGCTGTTTCAGGCGGGCAATACGCTGGACCGGCAGACCATCAAGTACCTGGGCATCACGACGGTGCAGTGGTCAGTGCTGGGCGCGCTGACGCGGCCGCAAGCCGCGCAAGGGATGTCGTTCTCGGAGCTCGCCGAGTACCTGGTGGTCAGCCGGCAAAGCCTGGATGGCGTGCTCAAGCGCCTGGAGCGTGACGAACACGTGGTGCGGGTGGCCGATACGGTCGACCGGCGCGCCAAGAATGTGGTGCTGACCCCGAAGGGCCGCGCGTTCTGGTCAAGCCTGCAGCCCAGGATCTATGAGTTTTATCGCCAGGCCCTGGTGAGCTTCCGGTTCGACGACAAGGTTGCGCTGGTGCACTTTCTGAACCAGCTCAATGGCGGCATGGCCGATGTGCACCTTGACGGCGCCGAGGGCGACGCCACCGCTGACACCGACGCCGCACAAGCCCGCTAG
- a CDS encoding NADPH-dependent 2,4-dienoyl-CoA reductase: METPDKILTPLAIGNHVIPNRMVMGAMHTRLETLDRPHERLAAFYAARARGEIGLILSGGFSPNPEGVMEAGGPLFNSADQLDEHRAVTSAVHKAGGKIVLQILHAGRYAKVPECVAPSPGKARINTFPPHALTTDEVWKTIADFAHTAALAVEAGYDGVEIMGSEGYLINEFTAAPTNRRDDAFGGSFAARIRFPLEVVRAVRERIGREPMLVYRISAIDLVEGGMTGEEVAEFAQQVEAAGADLINTGVGWHESAVPTIAATVPRAAWSEAVRNVKQAVSIPVMASNRINAPDAAEQVIAAGIADLVSMARPLLADPDFARKARLGLTDEINTCIACNQACLDRIFTERTATCLVNPRAGREIEFPIGVVSAPKRIAVVGGGPAGMAFAINATERGHSVTLFEADARLGGQLNLAKMVPGKAEFHEMLRYFRVRLDKLKVTLRLGEAATPEALATGGFDEIVLATGVSPRVPDFAGVDHPKAVSYLDVLSGKVTPGQRVAIIGAGGIGFDVAEFLLGDAEESLDPQAFFRAWGVDPKSVTPGGLIAAADPEAPRRSVFMFQRKDEPLGRRLGKSTGWILKAKLRKANVAMTAGATYDAIDDEGLHYTVQGKLHVLAVDHVVLCAGQNSNRTLYDQLVARGLKPRLIGGADVASELDALRAIDQATRLAVAL; this comes from the coding sequence ATGGAGACACCCGATAAGATCCTGACGCCGCTGGCGATAGGTAACCACGTCATTCCAAACCGGATGGTGATGGGCGCAATGCATACGCGTCTGGAGACGCTGGACCGGCCGCACGAGCGCCTTGCCGCTTTCTATGCGGCGCGCGCCAGGGGCGAGATCGGGTTGATCCTGAGCGGCGGCTTCTCGCCGAATCCGGAAGGGGTCATGGAGGCGGGCGGGCCGCTGTTCAACAGTGCCGACCAGCTCGACGAGCATCGCGCCGTGACCAGCGCCGTGCACAAGGCGGGCGGCAAGATCGTGCTGCAGATCCTGCATGCCGGCCGCTATGCCAAGGTGCCGGAGTGCGTGGCGCCGTCGCCGGGCAAGGCGCGCATCAATACCTTCCCGCCGCACGCGCTGACCACGGACGAGGTCTGGAAGACGATCGCCGACTTTGCCCATACCGCGGCGCTGGCGGTCGAAGCCGGCTATGACGGTGTCGAGATCATGGGGTCCGAGGGGTACCTGATCAACGAATTCACCGCCGCGCCGACCAACCGGCGTGACGATGCCTTCGGCGGCAGCTTCGCCGCGCGCATCCGCTTCCCGCTCGAGGTTGTACGCGCGGTGCGGGAGCGGATCGGCCGCGAACCGATGCTGGTGTACCGCATTTCCGCGATCGACCTGGTCGAAGGCGGCATGACCGGGGAAGAAGTGGCGGAATTCGCCCAGCAGGTCGAAGCCGCCGGCGCTGACCTGATCAACACCGGGGTGGGCTGGCATGAGTCGGCGGTGCCGACCATTGCCGCCACAGTGCCGCGGGCCGCCTGGAGCGAGGCCGTGAGGAACGTCAAGCAGGCCGTGAGCATTCCCGTCATGGCCTCGAACCGGATCAACGCGCCCGATGCCGCGGAGCAGGTGATCGCCGCCGGCATTGCCGACCTGGTGTCCATGGCGCGGCCGCTGCTGGCGGATCCGGATTTCGCGCGCAAGGCACGGCTTGGCCTCACCGACGAGATCAATACCTGCATCGCGTGCAACCAGGCCTGCCTGGACCGCATCTTCACGGAGCGCACCGCGACGTGCCTCGTCAATCCGCGCGCCGGCAGAGAGATCGAGTTTCCCATTGGGGTCGTGTCCGCGCCGAAGCGGATCGCCGTGGTGGGCGGAGGGCCGGCCGGGATGGCGTTTGCAATCAACGCCACGGAGCGCGGCCATAGTGTCACGCTGTTCGAAGCGGATGCCCGGCTCGGCGGCCAGCTCAACCTGGCGAAGATGGTGCCCGGCAAGGCCGAGTTCCACGAGATGCTGCGCTATTTCCGCGTCCGGCTGGACAAGCTGAAGGTCACGCTGCGGCTGGGCGAGGCCGCCACGCCCGAGGCGCTTGCCACGGGCGGGTTCGATGAAATCGTGCTGGCCACGGGCGTGTCGCCGCGTGTGCCGGACTTCGCCGGCGTGGATCATCCCAAGGCCGTTTCCTATCTCGACGTGCTGAGCGGCAAGGTCACGCCCGGCCAGCGCGTGGCAATCATCGGCGCGGGCGGGATCGGCTTCGACGTTGCCGAGTTCCTGCTTGGCGATGCCGAGGAATCGCTCGATCCGCAGGCCTTCTTCCGTGCATGGGGCGTGGATCCGAAGAGCGTCACGCCGGGTGGCCTGATCGCGGCGGCCGACCCGGAGGCGCCGCGCCGCAGCGTCTTCATGTTCCAGCGCAAGGACGAGCCCCTCGGCAGGCGCCTGGGCAAGTCCACTGGCTGGATCCTGAAAGCGAAACTGCGCAAGGCCAATGTCGCCATGACGGCAGGCGCGACCTATGACGCCATCGATGACGAGGGCCTGCACTACACGGTGCAGGGCAAGCTGCATGTGCTTGCCGTCGACCACGTCGTCCTGTGCGCGGGACAGAACTCGAACCGCACGCTGTACGACCAGCTGGTGGCACGTGGTCTCAAGCCGCGCCTGATCGGGGGCGCCGACGTTGCCAGCGAGCTTGACGCGCTGCGCGCCATCGACCAGGCCACCCGGCTTGCTGTCGCCCTCTGA